GATCCCCAGCTCCTCGGCGGCTTTGGGCTTGTTGCCGTCATTTCGCTCTAGTGAGTGATGAATCGCCTGCAACTCAATCTCGCGCAACGAGAGGGGGCCGGTCCCTTTGGCAAACCACGGTGCCACCTGCATTGCCTGAAAGCGTTCGGGCAAATGTTCCACATCGATCGGCAGCCGCTCGCATAGGATTGACGCGTGCTCAATCACATTCGCCAGTTCGCGCACATTGCCCGGCCAGGCATGGGATTGCAATCGGTCCAGGGCCTCGGCGGTAAAGATTGCCTCATTTGGTTTGACCGCCGGTTGAAATCTGCGGGCCAAGTGAATCGCCAGTTGCGGCACATCCCCAGACCGTTGCCGCAGGCTGGGAAGCTGGATCTCGAACGTATTGATTCGAAACAGCAAGTCTTCGCGAAATTCGCTGGCGGCCACCATTTGATCCAACCGCCGATGCGTCGCGCTAACCACCCGCACGTCCACTTTGATGCTGGTATTGTCCCCCACGCGGCGGATTTCCCGCGATTCCAGCACCCGCAGCAGCTTGGCCTGCATCGAACGGGGCAATTCGCCAATCTCGTCCAAAAACAGCGTGCCATTGTCGGCCACTTCAAAAAGTCCCGCGCGGTGTTCATCCGCGCCGGTAAAACTCCCTTTTTTATGGCCAAACAGTTCGCTTTCGATCAAGTTTTCCGGCAATGCGCCACAATTGATCGCGACAAACGGCTGCTCGCGGCGCGGGCTTTGATCATGCAACGCGCGGGCGACCAGTTCCTTGCCAGTCCCGGTCTCCCCCAGGATCAGCACGCTGCTTTGCGAGGGGGCGACCTTGGCAATGAGCTGCCGCACGCGTTCCATCGCCGGTGAATCACCAATGAGTTGCGAGCCGCCGTTGACGCGGTCCAGTTGCCGCTTGACAGCGCGATATTTGTTCGTCAATTCACGCTGCAGGACCACGCGCTGGAGCAGCGACTCCAGATCGGACAGCTTGCACGGCTTGGTCAAATAGTCAAAAGCCCCGTGGCGCAGCGCGGCGACCGCGCTTTCCAGCGTGGATTTGCCGGTCAAGATAACCGCCTCGGTCTCGGGGGAAAGCTCCCGCGCGCGGGCGACCACCTCGATACCCGACAATCCCGGCATGTCGAGGTCCACAATGATGCAGTCGTACGCCTGCCGCTCGAGCGCGGCGGCCGCGGCCAAACCATCGGCGCAGATGGTCACCTCGTGCCCCATGCGCGCCAGTTCGATCCGCATCAGCTCTTGCAACGAGCGTTCGTCGTCGGCAAACAATAGTTTTAGTGATTTACGCGGCTTGGTGGCGATGGCTGCTCTCCTGTAACGACGCGCTCCCCTGCGGCGTGTTTTTGTTCGCTACGGGCAGGGTTACCGTGAATCGGGAACCTAGACCCGGACCCGGACTTGCGGCATCCAACGTGCCGCCGTGATCTGTAACAATTCGGTAGCTTATCGACAATCCCAATCCCGTTCCCTGTCCTTGCCGCTTGCGGGTAAAAAACGGCTCAAACAGGTGCCGCTGCACTTCCTCGGTCATGCCGCAGCCGTCATCGGTAAAAATCAACTTCACCTGCGTGGGCAGGCGCGGCCCCCCCAACGCCCGAACTTCGATCGTTAGCTTGCCTCCGCTACTGGTGCAATCGAGCGCGTTGGTGATTAAATTCAAGACGACTTGCTTGATTTCCGGGACGACCACGCAGCAATGGACCGGCTCGGCGGGAGAGTGGGGCAAGATCTCGATCTGGCGATCCTGGTACTTCCCCAGGTGCTTGACCATTTGCACCACCCCCTGGACCAATTGCCGCAGATCGGTCATCTGGGGGCGGGCATTGCCCAAGCGGGAAAAATCCAACAGCTTTTCGGTAATTTCCTTACAACGAAAAGCCTCGGTCTGAATCATCCGCAAATATTGCAGGATCACCGGCGACTCCGCCGCGGCGCGCGCCGATTCATGTTCATTCGCCTTAACCGCGGAGGACGCCATCGGCGACGCGGGGCTGTCGCTGGCTGCCTCCGTGGGGTTTTCCGGCAAAATATCGCGAATTCGCCCCTCCAGTGATTCGGCGCACATGGCTATGCTAGCCAACGGATTATTAATCTCGTGCGCGACTCCGGCCGCCAAAAAGCCGACGCTGGCCAGTTGCTCTCCCCGGACGACTTGTTTGGTGCGCTCTTGCACCTGGCGATCCAGATCGTCGCGAATTTCCTGAAACCGCGCGGTCATGTGGTTGAGCGCCTCGGCCAGTTCGGCCATTTCATCCCGTGTGTGCAGTTGAATTCGATGTTGAAAATCTCCGGCCGCGACCCTTCGTGATCCAGCCACCAAGATTGACAACGGACGAAACACCCAGCGATAAAACAAATACAAAAACGCCGCCAATAATCCGCAGGCGGCCGCGGTGGAAAGCCAATTCACCCCCAGCCACATGTGATAGTCGCTGCGCACGGTATCCGCCAAGGAACCAAGTTGGTAGTGCAAATGACCAGGAAGGGCTTCCGCCTGCGATTGCAAGTACTCCAGCCGTTCCCGAATGTTGCTCTTGATCGTGGCATCCCGCAGCCAGTCGGGTTGCGCGGTCAATTGGGCCAGGGCCTGCAGTTGTGTTTGCAACTGCGCGGCGGTTGTTCGCTCAAAGTCATTTTGCAATAGCACGGCCGTTGCCTCGCGATGTTCGACAACCGTGGAATATTCAGCCAGGGTCTGCCTGGCGGATTGCAAGCTTTCTTGAAATTGCTTGTTCGCCCACTTTTCCTGAAATTCCTCGGACACCCAGCCGCTGTGCCCTTCTCCCACGGGAGGCTGCTCAATCAGGTACTGCTGGGAAATTCCCGCCACGATGACGCGCAAGTCGCTGATTTTGCGAGCCAACTGGCTAGCCAGGGGAAGCTCGTCCGCCCGATTGCGCAGATTTTTGACCAATTCTCGATAAGAATAGACCCCCGATAAGCCGCTCGCCGCCAAAGCACCCAGCATGACCAGGAGCAGGCCTAGACCCGTCAGTAGTTTATTGCGAATAGGACCCATGGGGAGCGCGGGCGGTCGACTGATGCAAAATTAGAGAGGAAAAAAACGCTCAAAAATCCAAAATGCGGGGGCCAAAGTGTAGCAGGGGAAGACCTTTGGCGGGAGAGCGATTTTTCACGGATAATCCGGGATCCGCCGGTTCGCCGCGCCGCGCGGCCCAGCGCGGGGCGTGACCATAAATGGCGGGGGGACTTGTGGAATCCAGGGGGATGGGATTTACTGATTGGCACCGCCCCCTGCAGCATTTTTTGCAGGGAGTCACCCTTTTCGCCAACTTCACTCGCCCCACGCCCTATGAAGTACGCGATCTGCAACGAGACCTTTCATGACCGCACATTGGCCGCCGGCCTGGAATACGCAAAGGCCTGCGGATACACCGGGATAGAAATTGCCCCATTTACCTTGGCCACCTACGCCACCGAGATTACCCCCTCCCGCAGAGCCGAAGTTCGCCAACTTATCAACGATCAGGGCTTGGAAGTCGTGGGCCTGCACTGGCTATTAGCCAAGACCGAGGGATTTCACCTGACCACGCCGGATCAAACCGTGCAGAACCGCACTGCGGAGTATCTGATAGAGTTGACGCGGCTGTGCCGGGACCTGGGAGGGGGAATCATGGTCCTAGGATCGCCGCAGCAACGAAATCTGGCGGCGGGTATGAACCACGAGCAGGGAATGGACCTGGCCGCGCAATGCCTAGAAAAGGTCTTGCCCACGTTGGCGGAATGCCAAGTCACTCTGGCGATCGAGCCACTCGGCCCCAGTGAAGGAAACTTTCTAAATACCGCCAGCGCGGGTGTGGAATTAATTGAACGGCTGAATTCTTCCTGGGTGGGATTGCATTTGGATGTGAAGGCAATGGCCAGCGAAGAAACGCCCATTGCCGAGATCATTCGAGGCAATGCCCGTTATCTAAAACACTTTCACGCCAATGATCCGAACAAACAAGGCCCCGGTTTTGGCAAAGTCGATTTTGTGCCGATCATCGATGCGTTGCGCGAGATCCGCTACGACGGTTGGGTGTCAGTGGAGGTCTTTGACTATACGCCCGGAGTGGAACGGCTAGCCCGGCAAAGCCTGGAATACTTGCAAAAGTGCGCTCGCGCGGGAAATGCGAGCCAACCATGATTGGCGGGGGAGTCTGGCAGGCGCTGCGGCGGATCTTTACCACCGTGTACGACCCGCAACCGGAATCGCGGGAATTTTTAACCCGCGCGCAGTCGCACACAACCCCGGTGGCCAAGATCACGGCGGCGGTCTTATCCGCCGGTGAAAGCC
Above is a window of Pirellulales bacterium DNA encoding:
- a CDS encoding sigma-54 dependent transcriptional regulator, with translation MFADDERSLQELMRIELARMGHEVTICADGLAAAAALERQAYDCIIVDLDMPGLSGIEVVARARELSPETEAVILTGKSTLESAVAALRHGAFDYLTKPCKLSDLESLLQRVVLQRELTNKYRAVKRQLDRVNGGSQLIGDSPAMERVRQLIAKVAPSQSSVLILGETGTGKELVARALHDQSPRREQPFVAINCGALPENLIESELFGHKKGSFTGADEHRAGLFEVADNGTLFLDEIGELPRSMQAKLLRVLESREIRRVGDNTSIKVDVRVVSATHRRLDQMVAASEFREDLLFRINTFEIQLPSLRQRSGDVPQLAIHLARRFQPAVKPNEAIFTAEALDRLQSHAWPGNVRELANVIEHASILCERLPIDVEHLPERFQAMQVAPWFAKGTGPLSLREIELQAIHHSLERNDGNKPKAAEELGISLKTLYNKLNSDTHLEKSA
- a CDS encoding HAMP domain-containing sensor histidine kinase: MGPIRNKLLTGLGLLLVMLGALAASGLSGVYSYRELVKNLRNRADELPLASQLARKISDLRVIVAGISQQYLIEQPPVGEGHSGWVSEEFQEKWANKQFQESLQSARQTLAEYSTVVEHREATAVLLQNDFERTTAAQLQTQLQALAQLTAQPDWLRDATIKSNIRERLEYLQSQAEALPGHLHYQLGSLADTVRSDYHMWLGVNWLSTAAACGLLAAFLYLFYRWVFRPLSILVAGSRRVAAGDFQHRIQLHTRDEMAELAEALNHMTARFQEIRDDLDRQVQERTKQVVRGEQLASVGFLAAGVAHEINNPLASIAMCAESLEGRIRDILPENPTEAASDSPASPMASSAVKANEHESARAAAESPVILQYLRMIQTEAFRCKEITEKLLDFSRLGNARPQMTDLRQLVQGVVQMVKHLGKYQDRQIEILPHSPAEPVHCCVVVPEIKQVVLNLITNALDCTSSGGKLTIEVRALGGPRLPTQVKLIFTDDGCGMTEEVQRHLFEPFFTRKRQGQGTGLGLSISYRIVTDHGGTLDAASPGPGLGSRFTVTLPVANKNTPQGSASLQESSHRHQAA
- a CDS encoding sugar phosphate isomerase/epimerase family protein, with translation MKYAICNETFHDRTLAAGLEYAKACGYTGIEIAPFTLATYATEITPSRRAEVRQLINDQGLEVVGLHWLLAKTEGFHLTTPDQTVQNRTAEYLIELTRLCRDLGGGIMVLGSPQQRNLAAGMNHEQGMDLAAQCLEKVLPTLAECQVTLAIEPLGPSEGNFLNTASAGVELIERLNSSWVGLHLDVKAMASEETPIAEIIRGNARYLKHFHANDPNKQGPGFGKVDFVPIIDALREIRYDGWVSVEVFDYTPGVERLARQSLEYLQKCARAGNASQP